The bacterium DNA segment CCTACTATTGGCTCTAAAACAGCTCAAAGATTAGCTTTTTATATCTTAAAAACACCACGAGAAGAAGTTTTAAGACTTTCTCAATCTTTGTTAGAAGTAAAGGACAAGATAAAGTATTGTCAAATTTGTTTTAATATATCCCAAGAAGAGGTTTGTCTTGTTTGCAGTAATAACCAAAGAGATAGTTCTTTAATTTGTGTCGTAGAATTACCTTTTGATGTTATCGTCGTTGAAAAGTCAGGTAATTACCAAGGACGATACCATGTTCTCTTGGGCAACATTTCTCCTTTAGAAGGAATAGGTCCGGA contains these protein-coding regions:
- the recR gene encoding recombination mediator RecR → MQLASSMLKLVNEFSKLPTIGSKTAQRLAFYILKTPREEVLRLSQSLLEVKDKIKYCQICFNISQEEVCLVCSNNQRDSSLICVVELPFDVIVVEKSGNYQGRYHVLLGNISPLEGIGPEDLKIKELLGRLQKEKIKEVIVATNSNIEGETTAIYLHKLIKPLGIYVSRIAYGLPVGGNLEYADEVTIAKAIEGRRPMN